Below is a window of Leishmania major strain Friedlin complete genome, chromosome 29 DNA.
cgcccttGCCTCCAGCGTAAAGTATGGCGCTCACAGCACTAGTCGCCTCCGTCCCTGAGGCATCCGCCCGGTGCGGAGGCTGGTGCACGGCACTGGCGTGGGCTTCCTCCTCATCTGGTGTCTGAGTACGCCGTGACACGCAGTCGCCCTCGGCTCTCTCGTCGCCACCGTAGCCGCGACGCTTCTTCCTTGACAAAGACCTCCACTCCTCTGCTTTAGGCTTACCGCTATGGTGGTGCTTCGTGCGGTGCCGACGGCGCCTCGCCTCGGGCGGCTCctccgacgccgctgcatcgccgacagcgcgcgcgcccacGTCCCCGTCATCGTCTCCATACCTGCCGTATCCAGCAACGTTGCTAGGAGCTGCCGAATGCGGTTGCGGCAGATGGGGCCGCCTACCAGACACGGTGCCGCGCGCACCCTttgcggcgcagcgaggctGAGCTCGGCTATTGCCGTGCCGCCCCGCAACCTTGCCCCTCGCTTGCCACCACGCGGCTTCTACGCCTGGCGAGTTAGCAGGAGGCTGCAAGGAATCAGATGTGCTcccgcgtgcagcagcagctgcggctgcagcacccactgcggcaccgctgcaacCAATAGCGCTCCTCCAGTCTCTTCGGGCAGCGGTGCTATCCGAAGAATCGGAGCTGGAacggcgcgccgcggccggTCGACTCGCCGGCCGGACCACCCAGCTCACCTTCGTCTGCATCACCTCCAAATCTtgcgcctcgctctctgcgctgcCATCCCTGGTGCCGCAGCGAACTTCCGCTGGAAAGGCATAGCCGTCCGCAGTGACATGAACGCGCGCGTAGGACTTGACGCAGGTTGTGAAAAACGGCGTAGGTGTGGGCTCGCCCTCTCCACGGGTCATCAACACGCCGGCGTGCTCAGTGTGCATCGGGTTCGCGTCTACAACttgaggagaagcagcgcactTCACACCGACAGCTGCTGGACGGTTCATCTGCATGTCCTCACCGCAGTGCGGCATGGAACAGCTCGGTGACGCTGGCTGCTGGGTGTTGCTGCGCCGGGAGAGGGATCCTCTATCCCCGTCATCGACTCTTTCCTCGGCTACGTCGCGCGAGCGATTGTCCTGGCCGTGACTCCGGAACGCCGCACCGTTAGCAGCTGCCGAGACTGCCGGACTGGTGGAGTTGTGTGGGGCTGACGACACGCCCGGCTCGTATGGCGTGGAATCGACGTTGTCAAGCACCATTTCCGAGACACGGGGCGGCGATGGAGAGGTGACCGCGACGCGGTGGGCTCTGACCGTTTCCGGGGACAGCGATGTCCCCGCGCAGCCCCTCGGTGAGCAGGGAGCACTGGCCACAACGACTGCACCACCCCCTCGCTTCGGCGGATCTGAGTCGGTAATAGGCGCGGTTGCCTTGGTGAACATCGCCTCataccaccgccgcacacacgctgccAGCACCTTGTGCTCGTGATGAGAGAGGTATGAGCTCAGCTGTTTCTCTAGCTTTctgacgcgccgccgctcttgCTCCTCCTCAGGGGGCTGCGCACAGTgcacggcggctgccgcttcATCTGAATCAAGCGCCTTCACCGGCAGAGAAGCGAGgcacgcggcagcggacgcAGACGATGCCGCGGAGAAgcgcgaaggagagagaggaggcaacACGAAAGACGGCGTGGGACTGCTaggcgcagcgggggcgAGGGGTTGCCCATTTGGCCGAGGAGGGGTGGCGTGGGGGACAGCGCTGACGTCAGAACGgccgcgtgcggcgctgcctttCGACACTGCACTTCTGCTACGGGTGCTACCCGCGCTGGAACTGCTAATACTCCTTGtaccactgctgctgctgctcgtggagctgctgctaGTACTGTACATGGACGAGGCAGTGTCGGAGCTGGCTGAGTCTAGCTTGCGGCGAGATGGATGTGGGCGAGAAGATGGCCgcctctccacctctgcgGCGGCTTGGCTGCGTTCTTGGGGGTTCTCCCTACtcagcgccggcgcacgtGCAGATGGTGTCGCTGAGGATGAAGCCTTCTGCGCGTCCCCAGAAACCACTGGTCCCTGCAAACCCCTGAagcccgcggcggccgctggcTGGCTTATGCTGCTACCTTGCACCACCGCTGTCAGCGGGCGAGACgaggagccgctgcagctgccgcatgCGGTAGCACACtcacgcagccgccgccgatgcagcGTTGTGACCTGATGCGCCTCCCAGTCGCTTCGAAGAACAGACAGACCACAAATGCGGCACTGAATCTCGCTCCGAAACGGAGGGTCGACCACGTCTGTCTCTATGACTTTCACGTCTAGAACACCAGGCAGAGGGTGAGAAGTCGTAACGCGCCCgcctcccgccgccgccgctggatTAGAAGCAGCGTCCTCCGCGATTAAGGAAGAAGGTCTCAGGCAGCCCGCCGGTGATGCGGGCAAGCGGATGGAGGGGCCAACAGAGAAAGGCAGCGCAACGGACGCATGTGGCGAGGTGCGATGCGGGGTGTACACAGACCTCTCCACCTGCGCGCTCGCGGGTGGAGCGCCGCCGGAACGCGCAAAAGTCGCGGCGCTCATGGAGGAGCGCTCTCCGTAGCTCTGCGTCGATGCAAGCCGGGATGTgtcgtcttcctctccgTGCTGAATACTGACCTCTTCTTCGCAGCGCCCTTGGCCTTGGCCGCGGCCCTCGTGCGACCCCACAGTGTCGCTGTACACCTGGTGTGGCAACGCTGTATCCGTATGATAAGAGGATGCTGCGCGGGAGCCGAAGGCGGAGCCGCGCAGTCGCTCGCTGCTCTCCCTTCGGTACATCTGCGTCCGGGCGCCGGCAGCCACACCCAGAGAGTAACGGGGAGgcagggagaaggagggccACAAGCTAGTATGCAAGTGGGAGAAAAGAATCAATGGACACACATATatctacacacacacacgcacacatacatatacatatacatcTACACATATATACGCAGATATATATTATATATACGTGcacatgcatacatatatatatatatatagagagagagagagagatgtatCGGTACGTATGCGTGTAGATATGCGCTAGCTGTTTCACGCGGTCGACGACAGAAGAATCTAGGctgggaagaggaggcgatcagagcacagcacacgcacacaagccaAAGTCCACGCGAAAGCAATGGACACTGAGGCGGACTCTTGAGTGGACGCGGGAtagtcgctgctgcggcagtgctcAGACCACTAAGCGCAGAAAGCACAACAGAGAAAGGCAGAAGAAAGCACCGCGCTAAAGTCaggcggtgtgcgcgtgctgtaGAAGGCTGcctgtatgtatgtgtgggtgggtgtgtatCTATCCGGCGCGACGAGGGCCGTGCTTGCGGGTGGGCCGGGGCTTGGGGCTTCGACGAGAGCTTGCAATGGCACGAAGGAATGGAGGCAAGGAGGACGTGGAGTCAGAGCGCCTGCACGTGGACAGATCTAACACATACTCTCCCGCACACATGTGCCAGTGTGCGAGTATACCTATGCGCAGATGTCTGCGCGGAAGCAGGTGGAagtggaagggggggggaggcacgCTCAGGCGCTTTGCCACCCACCGCGGATGATAAGGATGCGCgtgttgtggtggtggtagaaGCCGTATTAAGCGGCTACGTTTGGCGCGCACGCGTATTGTGGAACGCCGACGACAGAGGAGAAGCACAGCGACaggggcagagagaagaCGCTTGTGCacgcgagagagcgagagaaacaATTGAGAGGGCGTGTACCTTCACGGTTCACTGCCGAGGTATCCGTGGTGAGCTGACGCGGCTTTCCGCCGATACATGCATGGATACTCTCACAGGGCAATCCCACCCCCATAACgccccccccatccccacccctcccctaAAGCACCGCTGCTTTTCACTAGAGAACGCGGGGGCGGGCAGCTCTGCAGAGGTCACATAGCGGTGCATCGAGCACACCAGGCACATAGACGTGTACATGCACAACAATGTGCCCCTCGAAACAGCTTTCCGGAGTCGTGCTTCGCTTTAGTTAACGTGCTTActgacgcacgcgcacccgaGAGACATGCAgacatgcacatgcgcacctTTCTCGTTATGCCCTCTTCACGCCTCGctgtctgccgccgcccttgtGTGCGTTCGCGTGCTTGCTCGTGTGGGTCTCGTCTGTCTCGCCGAACTCGGACAGCAGCTCCTGTGCGGCCCGGTTGCTCTCCAAgaaggcgtcgccgcggtgaGCGTACGTGATGGTGCTCACGTGATGCACGCGGTAGCCTCGCGCAAAGAGCTCCGCCAGCACACGTGCAATGTTGCGCGTGTCAtcgatgccgctgtgccgccgcccctcAAAGGACATGCTCATCTTTTTCAGCATGTGCGTCAGCTTCGCCTGCCGGCACTTGAAGTGATCGCTGTAGCTGTGCCGGACGTTGATGTAGCGGTAACACACAGGCGGGAAGTCGACCCCGTCGCGCAGGACGCTGCACTGATGCATGAAGCGGCGCATGTCCCACGGCCCGTCCGTAGCCATGCATACCATGGCCTCTGCAGACGTGTTGGCCTTCGCCGCGTCTGTGTGCTCGTCATAGacgaagcggcgctgctccgaCTTGAGGTTGTGGGAGAGGCGGTTGGGGCCGTAGTGCCTCGCCCACATCCAGCAAAGTGGGTACACCTCAGTCTTCAGCCAGTCCTGGAACTGCGCGACGACTGTGGGCAGCGGGTCCGCCACATCCACCATCTCCTGCGTGATGCCCGTCAGCTCTGTGCAAAACGCCGTCAGTTTCGGATTGCGCAGCGGCCGGACATACCGATGGAATTCCGCCACAATGCGCAGAGTTGCCGTGTCCAGCACCACGACAGGAAACTCAATGATCTCGTGCGGGTAGTGAACACTGCCACTGGCGCAGGTGGCCTCGAAgtcgcacacaagcacgtgGCTGAacggctgcgcgaggaggcgttTGAACGGTGGGCGAGTCGGAATGCCGCTGGACGTGCcaagaggcggtgcggggTTAGCCACTACCTCACCATCTTTGCCCTTCTCAAGGAGAGAACTCCCCCCTGCTTcaccacggcgctgcggcacctgcgtcgccgtcgccgtcgcggctCCGTTTTTACCTCCGCCGCTCGCGCACGCCCTCGTGGCCTTGCGCACCTGCGATTTGCGAcaagcaccgccgtcgccgtggctTCCCCCCAGGAGAATATTAaagcggctgccgccgagcgAGTAGAGGCTGTTTCTGCTGCGGTTGTGTGCGCCGTCCGGggacgagagagacagcTGTGAGAGCGGAAACGCCGAGGTCGGCTGAGGCTCTGCGGCAGCCACGGTCCTAGAGGCTGGCGAAGAGGAtggcaccgcctctgcctccgcaGTCGTCGAGGCATGCGCCGCGTTAGTCAAGATGTCACCATCGCGAGGGCTGGACGAGCAGGAGGGGGCCTCGGGCTTCCTGCTAGACGTGGCAGAGCGTGTTGCGTCATCCAACACGTCGTCGCTGGAAGccgcgcgaggaggaggcagtgaGGCGGTCTGCTTCTGAAGctccagctggcgcagctccttggcGAGAGAACGGATGCGCACCATGCACGGGAGAAGCCGACGCTGCGGTGGGGTCGAAACGAACTGAAAGAGAGCGGTATAGAAACGTTGTCGGATGGAGTTGGCCGGCCACGATAcgctcgtgcgtgcgtgcgccggcTCGTCTGTTGGCACGCCCTTTCCACAATCGGTTCAACGGCTGAGAGCAGCACTTCTCTTGGTCGGTCTGTCGATGCAATGCCGGACAGCAGAGAATGTCGTCACAGAGTATGGATAAGAGAGAGAATGAGCCACATGCGGCGCAGGAATGCCAAAAGGCAAAGGAgaagacacagagagagagagaacgggAGAGGTGGAGCATGGTTGGCGCACGGGGTGCCTCGTTGGATatgtgtctctgtgtctgtgtgtgtgtgtgtgtgtgtgtgtgtgtgtgtgtgcatccaGCCACAAGATGTGCGCTGGCAGACATCCGGGAAGAGCCTGCAACATTGCACGAAGTGCTGTCAAGAAGGTGggaggcgaggaagaggaggccaGGGCGCCACAGGTGCAGCCGAGTGTCACCCGAGACGAGTGCAAGCACTGGATGCACACGTGGTATGGCGTTTGCATACCATACAGAAACCGAAACAGAGCTGCAGCCCAGATGTGGTGTCGATGTCTGTCGGTATCGAGTCCTCTCCCAACCTCACATCAGCCATGCGCCTGCGCGGGCGGATACCGCTACCACATCTGCGTCTTGTTTTCTCGCTTTGTTGTCAGATCTATTCAAGCGCGCTCGGAGATGCGCCCGCGAAAACACagtggcgcacacgcgtgcaagCACGAGTTGCTCCCgttgggggaagggaggggggatgggCCTactgtgcgtgggtgggtgggggcgcgcgcgcaggaggaggagagcaaaGAAGATATGCAATAGAGCAGATGGCGATCAAAATGAGAGTGAGCACAACTGTTCAAGCACAACACCAGGAGAGGCTCCATCAGCGGCATTAACGCCAACGTCAACGGTGACCACGTCATCTTGAACGGAGACCAACGACCTGGTgagaaggaagaggcagTGTAAAAGACCGCAAACGACCACACAACGAAACAAAATGAGTGATGCCATGTATCCATCCatcacccgcacacacacagagccgcaagcgcacacacacacacacgcacgcacgatCTTCGCTCTCCAGTCGCTCTAGGGAGCGGGAGGCCTAGCGAGagttgtcgtcgtcgctcaCGGGGTAGGGAGCAGAGATGGTTGTGGGTGACGCCTCGGACGATCGTGTGTGGCAGGATGTGGCGGGCGCCGTCGAGGGTGGTAGTAAGAGGGGTGTCGATCCGCTCCCGCTGTTCGCTCCGGTCAGCAGCAGTCCATTGAACGGCAGGCGGTTTATTGGCACCTCGCAGAAACTGCATCCATGGTGAAGGAGACCAATCACGATGGACGCGATGTTGCGCGCGTCGTCGAGCCCGCTATGCAGCCGCCCCTCAAAGGGCAGATGCATCACCTCCAGCATCGCCTTGATCTTCCCCTGCGAACACCGGAAGAAACAGGCAAAGGTCTGCTTCACGTCGATGAACTGGTAGAAGAGCGAGGGGAAGCGGATGCCTTGGCGTGAAACGCTGTGATAGTACATGAACTCGCGCAAGTCCATCGGGCCATCCGTCACGAACATGCAGCGGGCgtgtggcggcagcgtgtgGGAGAGCCAGCGCTCAAACTGCCGGATGACCTCctccagcgacgccgctgtgTCCACGTCCTCCTGCCGCATCCCGGTCAGCTTCTTGCAGAACGAGCTGAGCTCTCTCTTGTATCGCGGGCGCACAAATCGGTGAAACTCCGCCACGACACGCTGCAGTCGTGCAtcgacgaccaccaccggGAATTCGATGATCTCGTACAGGTAGTTGGGCGGCGGGTGCTCCTCGCAGGTGGCCTCGAAGTCCAGCACAAGCAGATACTCATACGGGCATGGCAAGGCGCCGAGCGGCGAGGAGTACGACATCAGCGGCGACACCGGCACGCTGCGCGccccaccagcaccgccgttgAGCGAGAATGGCGGGACGCCCGGCACCAGCGAGGACGACATGAACGTGCCTGGGGTCGTTGCCGCGCTGGGAGGGCCGCCAGCAAAACGCGTGGCGCCTCTGTGCGATACGGAAGCGTAAAATGCGTTCGgtgccgcactgcggcgccgcagcatcTCCTCGCGTGTCTCCAGGTGAAACGGCGCGCTGTTCGACGTGGACGCGTTGCCGCCGTGCGGGCTAGTGTTCATGAGCGATGCTGAGGGCTGAtacggcgctgctgcctcagACAACGGCGTCGAAGGAAAGTTGACAAGACCGGCCTCGCCTTCATCCTGTGTGCgagacgccggcggcggcgtcgtgccGCGATCCAGCATCATGGCAAcgtgctgcgacggcgagtACGTTGAGCTGCTCTCGGACAGCTGCTtcatcgaggaggaggctgcaTCATTCGCGGTGGCAGCCGGGCTGTGTGCAACCGGAATCGGTGCTGCCGAAGCAAACAAGGCGCTTCGCTGCTTCTGCACACTGGGCGGGGTGCGGCTTTGGAAGGGGGGCGTGTTGTAGCTAAGCGTCGTCCctggcgacgcagcagatTTCACGCCGACAACACCGGTGACATTCGTGCCGGTGTGTGAGCTGGTCGTGGTCGGCGTGGGAGTAACGGCAGAAGAAGTACCAGCGGTGGATGTCCTCGGCATGCCGG
It encodes the following:
- a CDS encoding conserved hypothetical protein (previous protein_id=AAZ09505.1) encodes the protein MSALMECPPEATEIAQCCAAIKAATPLTLSTPLAVAESQPTGGSTMRPKRPAHHDASVTSQLMGKGGPTTFTHSFLEAVLNGRAKTTRALAPGTPLAHTDTTSGTAISFSGLASHTGSPGNGARAGQRSASPGAATAAKATEKPSAQPSAPKPLGLVPADTGTIPQLLSVLREIALSCASLDTLDKVAGGSASFLRGADAAPFHTKPRSAASALVTAAAAPGAGTGGAGATSGGRSAAPPMAIATAHPSHDLGITEEERWHRVCAHFEVLRGLVRNEHELTCALDEVLGVEWRGVSTPPYLHAYEEGAAVAPSASPAVSADGLHISPAATLLGAPAAAAARSFAPVTPAPADHETPPTPSFSAGSVPGGAGMPRTSTAGTSSAVTPTPTTTSSHTGTNVTGVVGVKSAASPGTTLSYNTPPFQSRTPPSVQKQRSALFASAAPIPVAHSPAATANDAASSSMKQLSESSSTYSPSQHVAMMLDRGTTPPPASRTQDEGEAGLVNFPSTPLSEAAAPYQPSASLMNTSPHGGNASTSNSAPFHLETREEMLRRRSAAPNAFYASVSHRGATRFAGGPPSAATTPGTFMSSSLVPGVPPFSLNGGAGGARSVPVSPLMSYSSPLGALPCPYEYLLVLDFEATCEEHPPPNYLYEIIEFPVVVVDARLQRVVAEFHRFVRPRYKRELSSFCKKLTGMRQEDVDTAASLEEVIRQFERWLSHTLPPHARCMFVTDGPMDLREFMYYHSVSRQGIRFPSLFYQFIDVKQTFACFFRCSQGKIKAMLEVMHLPFEGRLHSGLDDARNIASIVIGLLHHGCSFCEVPINRLPFNGLLLTGANSGSGSTPLLLPPSTAPATSCHTRSSEASPTTISAPYPVSDDDNSR
- a CDS encoding conserved hypothetical protein (previous protein_id=AAZ09504.1); translated protein: MVRIRSLAKELRQLELQKQTASLPPPRAASSDDVLDDATRSATSSRKPEAPSCSSSPRDGDILTNAAHASTTAEAEAVPSSSPASRTVAAAEPQPTSAFPLSQLSLSSPDGAHNRSRNSLYSLGGSRFNILLGGSHGDGGACRKSQVRKATRACASGGGKNGAATATATQVPQRRGEAGGSSLLEKGKDGEVVANPAPPLGTSSGIPTRPPFKRLLAQPFSHVLVCDFEATCASGSVHYPHEIIEFPVVVLDTATLRIVAEFHRYVRPLRNPKLTAFCTELTGITQEMVDVADPLPTVVAQFQDWLKTEVYPLCWMWARHYGPNRLSHNLKSEQRRFVYDEHTDAAKANTSAEAMVCMATDGPWDMRRFMHQCSVLRDGVDFPPVCYRYINVRHSYSDHFKCRQAKLTHMLKKMSMSFEGRRHSGIDDTRNIARVLAELFARGYRVHHVSTITYAHRGDAFLESNRAAQELLSEFGETDETHTSKHANAHKGGGRQRGVKRA